From Macaca fascicularis isolate 582-1 chromosome 14, T2T-MFA8v1.1, a single genomic window includes:
- the ARL14EP gene encoding ARL14 effector protein — translation MMDPCSVGVQLRTTNECHKTYYTRHTGFKTLQELSSNDMLLLQLRTGMTLSGNNTICFHHVKIYIDRFEDLQKSCCDPFNIHKKLAKKNLHVIDLDDATFLSAKFGRQLVPGWKLCPKCTQIINGSVDVDTEDRQKRKPESDGRTAKALRSLQFTNPGRQTEFAPETGKREKRRLTKNATAGSDRQVIPAKSKVYDSQGLLIFSGMDLCDCLDEDCLGCFYACPACGSTKCGAECRCDRKWLYEQIEIEGGEIIHNKHAG, via the exons ATGATGGATCCATGTTCAGTTGGAGTCCAGCTTCGTACTACAAATGAGTGCCATAAAACCTACTATACTCGTCACACAGGTTTTAAGACTTTGCAAGAATTGTCATCAAATGATATGCTTTTACTTCAACTTAGAACTGGAATGACACTTTCTGGGAACAATACAATTTGCTTTCATCATGTAAAAATTTACATTGACAGATTTGAGGATTTACAGAAGTCGTGTTGTGACCCatttaacatacacaaaaaattagccaaaaaaaATTTGCATGTAATTGACTTAGATGATGCCACTTTTCTGAGTGCAAAATTCGGAAGACAGCTTGTACCTGGTTGGAAGCTTTGTCCAAAATGCACACAGATAATCAATGGAAGTGTGGATGTTGATACTGAAGACCGCCAGAAAAGGAAACCTGAGTCAGAT GGAAGAACTGCTAAAGCTTTGAGGTCACTACAATTTACAAATCCAGGAAGGCAAACTGAATTTGCTCCGGAAActggtaaaagagaaaaaagaaggcttACAAAAAATGCAACCGCTGGTTCAGACAG acaagtGATACCAGCAAAGAGTAAGGTCTATGATAGCCAAGGTCTCCTGATTTTTAGTGGGATGGACCTCTGTGACTGCCTTGATGAAGATTGCTTAGGATGTTTCTATGCTTGTCCTGCCTGTGGTTCTACCAAGTGTGGAGCTGAATGCCGCTGTGACCGCAAGTGGCTGTATGAGCAAATTGAAATTGAAGGAGGagaaataattcataataaaCATGCTGGATAA